The Streptococcus pluranimalium genome contains a region encoding:
- a CDS encoding undecaprenyl-diphosphate phosphatase, whose protein sequence is MLIVEILKAIFYGIVEGITEWLPVSSTGHLILVQEFITFNQSKDFVDMFNIVIQLGAILAVIVIYFERLNPFQPGKTKRDIQLTWQLWLKVIIACIPSIIIALPFDDWFESHFNDMLPVAIALIVYGIAFIYIEKRNATVEPKVTDLAKMSYKTALLIGVFQVLAIVPGTSRSGATILGAIILGTSRSVAADFTFFLAIPTMFGYSGLKAIKFFIDGNVLSIPQVSILLVASVTAFVVSLYAIKFLTDYVKRHDFTVFGKYRIVLGLILILYTLVKGVILS, encoded by the coding sequence ATGCTAATCGTAGAGATCTTAAAAGCCATTTTTTATGGTATTGTGGAAGGTATCACTGAGTGGCTTCCTGTATCTAGTACAGGTCATCTTATCTTGGTTCAAGAATTTATTACTTTTAACCAATCGAAAGACTTTGTTGACATGTTCAATATAGTGATTCAGTTGGGGGCTATCTTAGCGGTTATTGTGATTTACTTTGAGCGTTTGAATCCTTTTCAACCTGGGAAAACGAAGCGAGACATTCAGCTGACTTGGCAACTTTGGCTAAAAGTTATTATCGCTTGTATTCCATCCATTATTATTGCCTTACCTTTTGATGATTGGTTTGAAAGTCACTTTAATGATATGTTGCCAGTAGCTATCGCCTTGATTGTCTATGGGATTGCTTTTATTTATATTGAAAAGCGTAATGCGACAGTAGAACCCAAAGTAACTGATTTAGCCAAAATGTCCTATAAAACAGCCCTTTTAATAGGTGTCTTTCAAGTGTTGGCTATTGTACCTGGGACGAGCCGCTCGGGAGCAACGATTTTAGGGGCCATCATTCTGGGGACTAGTCGTTCTGTTGCAGCTGATTTCACCTTCTTTTTAGCTATTCCAACCATGTTTGGATATAGTGGCTTAAAAGCTATTAAGTTTTTCATTGATGGTAATGTCCTCAGCATCCCTCAGGTTTCAATCCTTTTAGTGGCTAGTGTGACAGCATTTGTTGTCAGTCTTTATGCCATTAAGTTCTTAACAGATTATGTTAAGAGACATGATTTTACGGTGTTTGGTAAATATCGTATTGTTTTAGGTCTCATTTTGATTCTTTATACACTAGTAAAAGGAGTCATCTTATCATAA
- a CDS encoding alpha/beta hydrolase has protein sequence MKKWIIILITLFSLLLLIIAGASGYFFYVAQVRAEKDFINNKARGLESSLYKDEQAFNHLPKEKRRMSNQGLNQVAWYVPAKKKSNKTVLMVHGFTNDKSDMKPYAYLFHQLGYNVLMPDNVAHGESQGNIIGYGWKDKDNVIKWTEGLIADNPNQKITFFGVSMGAATVMMASGEKLPEQVTTIIEDCGYTSVWDELSYQAKDMYDLPQFPILYGVSGISKLVAGFTYGEASSMKQLAKNDLPTLFIHGDADKFVPTDMVYENFEASKGPKELYIVKGAKHAQSFEKDPETYRRKIEDFLKKYQK, from the coding sequence ATGAAAAAATGGATTATTATTCTCATCACTTTATTCTCATTGTTATTATTGATTATTGCTGGCGCTAGTGGCTACTTCTTCTATGTGGCACAAGTCCGGGCTGAAAAAGACTTCATCAACAATAAAGCACGTGGTCTGGAAAGTTCCTTATACAAAGACGAGCAAGCTTTCAATCACTTGCCTAAGGAAAAACGTCGTATGAGTAATCAGGGGTTAAATCAAGTAGCTTGGTATGTGCCTGCTAAGAAAAAGTCAAACAAGACTGTCCTTATGGTACATGGATTTACGAATGACAAATCAGACATGAAACCTTATGCCTATCTTTTTCATCAATTGGGCTACAATGTTTTAATGCCAGATAACGTTGCTCATGGTGAAAGCCAAGGGAATATCATAGGCTATGGATGGAAGGATAAAGACAATGTCATAAAATGGACAGAAGGTCTGATTGCAGACAATCCTAACCAAAAAATCACCTTCTTTGGGGTTTCTATGGGAGCAGCTACAGTCATGATGGCTAGTGGTGAAAAACTGCCAGAACAAGTTACCACTATAATAGAAGATTGTGGCTATACTAGTGTTTGGGATGAACTTTCTTATCAAGCCAAAGATATGTACGATTTACCCCAATTTCCCATCCTATACGGAGTATCAGGTATTTCCAAACTGGTAGCAGGATTTACTTATGGGGAAGCAAGTTCTATGAAACAGTTGGCTAAAAATGACTTACCAACCTTGTTTATCCATGGTGATGCTGATAAGTTTGTTCCAACAGACATGGTTTATGAGAACTTTGAAGCAAGTAAGGGTCCAAAAGAACTCTATATTGTAAAAGGTGCTAAGCATGCTCAGTCTTTTGAAAAAGATCCTGAAACCTACCGCCGAAAAATTGAAGATTTTTTGAAAAAATATCAAAAATAG
- a CDS encoding DAK2 domain-containing protein, protein MSNITTSLFQEMVQAAATRLGKQAEYVNSLNVFPVPDGDTGTNMGMTMDNGAKEVADKHAATVGQVGQILSKGLLMGARGNSGVITSQLFRGFGQSIKDLEELDGKALADAFQSGVEVAYKAVMKPVEGTILTVSRGAATAAKKKAESTDDATEVMRAALDGAKAALAKTPDMLPVLKEVGVVDSGGQGLVYIYEGFLAAMTGEYIASEDFKATPATMSQMINAEHHKSVAGHVATEDITFGYCTEIMVALGKGPTYVKEFNYEEFQGYLSGIGDSLLVVNDDEIVKVHVHTEDPGLVMQEGLKYGSLVKVKVDNMRNQHDEVLEKTNSEATATPKEAKEYGVIAVVAGDGLAEIFKAQGADYIISGGQTMNPSTEDIVKAIEEVNAKNVIILPNNKNIFMAAQSAAEVVDIPAAVVETRTVPQGLTSLLAFDPSKTLEDNTKAMSASLSDVVSGSVTLAVRDTTIDGLEIHENDILGMVDGKILVSTPDMEAALLSTFEKMLDEDSEIVTIYVGEDGEESLAESIAEKLEEAHEDIEVEIHIGSQPVYPYLMSVE, encoded by the coding sequence GTGTCAAATATTACAACAAGTTTATTCCAAGAAATGGTCCAAGCAGCGGCCACTCGTCTGGGTAAACAAGCTGAATATGTTAATTCCCTAAATGTTTTTCCAGTTCCAGATGGAGATACTGGTACCAACATGGGAATGACCATGGATAATGGTGCTAAGGAAGTCGCTGATAAACATGCAGCTACAGTTGGTCAAGTTGGTCAGATCCTTTCAAAAGGTCTTTTGATGGGGGCACGTGGGAACTCTGGTGTTATTACATCACAACTCTTCCGTGGTTTTGGACAAAGTATCAAAGATTTGGAAGAACTAGACGGTAAAGCTTTAGCAGATGCCTTCCAATCAGGTGTGGAAGTAGCTTATAAAGCTGTTATGAAACCTGTGGAAGGAACTATCTTAACTGTTTCACGTGGTGCGGCTACCGCTGCTAAGAAAAAAGCTGAGAGCACAGATGATGCTACAGAAGTTATGCGTGCAGCTCTTGATGGTGCTAAGGCAGCGCTTGCTAAAACACCTGATATGCTTCCAGTTCTTAAAGAAGTTGGTGTTGTTGATTCAGGTGGTCAAGGTCTTGTTTATATCTATGAAGGCTTTTTGGCAGCTATGACTGGTGAATACATCGCTTCTGAAGATTTTAAAGCAACGCCTGCAACAATGTCCCAAATGATTAATGCAGAACACCATAAATCTGTAGCTGGTCATGTGGCAACTGAAGATATTACTTTTGGCTACTGTACTGAAATCATGGTAGCTCTTGGTAAAGGTCCTACTTATGTTAAAGAATTCAATTATGAAGAATTCCAAGGTTATTTGAGTGGTATCGGAGATTCACTTCTTGTTGTGAATGATGATGAGATTGTCAAAGTCCATGTTCATACTGAGGATCCTGGTCTTGTCATGCAAGAAGGATTGAAATACGGTTCACTTGTCAAAGTAAAAGTTGATAACATGCGTAATCAACATGACGAAGTACTTGAAAAAACAAATTCAGAGGCAACAGCAACTCCAAAAGAAGCCAAAGAGTATGGTGTTATTGCTGTTGTAGCTGGAGATGGTCTTGCAGAAATTTTTAAGGCGCAAGGAGCTGATTATATTATTTCTGGTGGACAAACCATGAACCCTTCAACAGAAGATATTGTTAAGGCTATTGAAGAAGTGAATGCTAAAAATGTCATTATCTTGCCGAATAACAAAAATATTTTCATGGCAGCGCAATCAGCAGCGGAAGTTGTGGATATCCCAGCAGCTGTTGTAGAAACACGTACAGTGCCACAAGGTCTAACAAGTCTTTTAGCTTTTGACCCATCTAAAACTCTAGAAGATAACACCAAAGCCATGTCAGCAAGTCTTTCTGACGTTGTGAGTGGAAGTGTTACACTAGCAGTTCGTGACACAACAATCGATGGTCTTGAAATTCATGAAAATGATATTTTAGGAATGGTTGATGGTAAAATCCTTGTCTCTACACCAGATATGGAAGCAGCTCTCTTGTCTACATTTGAAAAAATGCTTGATGAAGATAGTGAAATTGTAACCATTTACGTTGGTGAAGATGGTGAAGAATCTTTGGCTGAGTCAATTGCTGAAAAACTTGAAGAAGCTCATGAGGATATAGAAGTTGAAATCCATATTGGAAGTCAACCGGTCTACCCATACTTAATGAGTGTCGAATAA
- a CDS encoding SPFH domain-containing protein: protein MGFIFPFIILIIILMIVASTLYVVRQQSVAIIERFGKYQTISTSGIHIRLPFGIDKIAARVQLRLLQSEIIVETKTKDNVFVTLNVATQYRVNEQNVIDAYYKLMKPEAQIKSYIEDALRSSVPKLTLDELFEKKDEIALEVQHQVAEEMSTYGYIIVKTLITKVEPDAEVKQSMNEINAAQRKRVAAQELAEADKIKIVTAAEAEAEKDRLHGVGIAQQRKAIVDGLAESIQELKDANISLNEEEIMSILLTNQYLDTLNTFAANGNQTIFLPNTPNGVDDIRTQILSALKASK from the coding sequence ATGGGATTTATTTTTCCTTTTATCATTTTGATTATTATTTTAATGATCGTTGCCAGCACTCTGTACGTGGTTAGACAGCAGTCTGTTGCTATTATTGAACGTTTTGGTAAATACCAAACGATTTCGACCAGTGGTATCCATATCAGATTGCCATTTGGTATCGATAAAATTGCAGCGCGTGTGCAACTGCGTTTGCTTCAAAGTGAGATTATTGTTGAAACAAAGACTAAAGATAATGTTTTTGTAACCTTGAATGTTGCGACTCAGTACCGTGTTAATGAACAAAATGTCATTGATGCTTACTACAAATTGATGAAACCTGAAGCGCAGATTAAGTCTTATATCGAAGATGCTTTACGCTCATCAGTTCCTAAATTAACCTTGGACGAATTGTTTGAGAAAAAGGATGAAATTGCCCTTGAAGTTCAACATCAAGTTGCTGAAGAAATGTCAACTTATGGTTATATTATCGTCAAAACGTTGATTACTAAGGTTGAACCAGATGCTGAAGTTAAACAGTCTATGAATGAAATCAATGCTGCTCAACGCAAACGTGTAGCTGCTCAAGAATTAGCTGAAGCTGATAAGATTAAAATTGTGACAGCAGCAGAAGCAGAAGCTGAAAAAGATCGTCTTCATGGTGTAGGTATTGCCCAACAACGTAAGGCAATCGTTGATGGTTTGGCTGAATCCATTCAAGAACTTAAGGATGCCAATATTAGTTTGAATGAAGAAGAAATCATGTCGATTCTTTTAACTAATCAATACTTAGATACACTCAATACTTTTGCGGCAAATGGCAACCAAACTATTTTCTTGCCAAATACACCTAATGGTGTTGATGATATTCGTACACAAATTTTATCTGCGCTAAAAGCAAGTAAATAA
- the rpmB gene encoding 50S ribosomal protein L28 codes for MAKVCYFTGRKTMSANNRSHAMNKTKRTAKPNLQKVTVLVDGKPKKVWASARALKSGKVERV; via the coding sequence ATGGCTAAAGTATGTTATTTTACAGGTCGTAAGACTATGTCAGCTAACAACCGTTCACACGCGATGAACAAAACAAAACGTACTGCAAAACCAAATCTTCAAAAAGTTACTGTTCTTGTTGACGGTAAACCTAAAAAAGTTTGGGCTTCAGCTCGTGCCCTTAAATCAGGTAAAGTTGAGCGCGTTTAA
- a CDS encoding putative metal homeostasis protein has product MAEKTDLSSAYRRLKSPNIKTRKRALKIIHDFKRRGKSN; this is encoded by the coding sequence ATGGCAGAAAAAACTGATCTTTCATCAGCCTACCGTCGTCTTAAAAGTCCGAACATCAAGACACGTAAACGTGCTCTTAAAATTATCCACGACTTCAAACGCAGAGGCAAAAGTAATTAA
- a CDS encoding ABC transporter substrate-binding protein/permease produces MKKIFLSCFAALFLLFGGVTKAQADEYLRVGMEAAYAPFNWTQDDDSNGAAPIEGTNQYANGYDVQVAQKIAKRLDKKLLVVKTKWEGLVPALTSGKIDMIAAGMSPTAERKKEIAFSDSYYTSEPVIVVTKDGKFVNAKSIKDFKDAKVTAQQGVWHVDLLPDLEGANPQTPMGDFSQMRQALSSGVIDAYISERPEALTAEEANSKFKMLTLKPGFEVDESNAATAVGMRKGDKRISQVNEVLATISENDRIKLMDRMIAEQPSDNSNETAPKSFFAQVADIIKNNWKQLLRGTGITLLISILGTIIGTIIGLLIGVYRTAPKASNKALAILQKLFGWLLNVYIEIFRGTPMIVQAMVIYYGTAQAFGVSLDRTLAAIFIVSINTGAYMSEIVRGGIFAVDKGQFEAATALGFNHNQTMRKIVLPQVIRNILPATGNEFVINIKDTSVLNVISVVELYFSGNTVATQTYQYFQTFTVIAVIYFVLTFTVTRILRFIERRMDVDTYTTGANQMQVEEVAHD; encoded by the coding sequence ATGAAAAAGATCTTTTTAAGCTGTTTTGCAGCTTTGTTCCTTTTGTTCGGAGGAGTTACAAAAGCGCAAGCAGATGAGTACTTGCGTGTCGGTATGGAGGCTGCCTATGCACCATTTAACTGGACACAAGATGATGACTCAAATGGTGCTGCGCCAATCGAAGGTACCAACCAATACGCCAATGGCTACGACGTCCAAGTGGCACAAAAAATTGCTAAACGTTTGGATAAAAAACTCCTTGTTGTTAAAACCAAATGGGAAGGTCTCGTACCAGCTTTAACATCAGGAAAAATCGATATGATTGCTGCAGGTATGAGTCCTACTGCAGAACGTAAAAAAGAAATTGCTTTCTCAGATAGTTATTATACTAGTGAGCCTGTTATCGTGGTTACTAAAGATGGCAAGTTCGTCAATGCTAAATCAATCAAAGATTTCAAAGATGCTAAAGTTACTGCTCAACAAGGTGTCTGGCATGTTGACTTACTTCCTGACCTAGAAGGCGCTAATCCACAAACACCGATGGGGGACTTCTCTCAAATGCGTCAAGCCCTATCATCAGGCGTTATCGATGCCTATATTTCTGAACGTCCTGAAGCTTTGACAGCTGAAGAAGCTAATAGCAAATTCAAAATGCTAACCTTAAAACCCGGTTTTGAAGTTGACGAATCAAATGCCGCTACTGCTGTCGGTATGCGCAAAGGTGACAAGCGTATATCACAAGTTAATGAAGTCCTTGCAACTATTTCTGAAAATGATCGCATCAAGCTCATGGACAGAATGATAGCGGAACAACCTTCAGATAACAGTAATGAAACTGCCCCTAAGAGCTTCTTTGCTCAAGTAGCTGATATTATTAAAAACAACTGGAAACAGCTGCTTCGTGGTACTGGCATCACACTCTTGATTTCCATTCTTGGTACTATTATTGGTACTATTATTGGCCTTTTAATCGGCGTTTACCGTACTGCTCCTAAAGCCAGCAACAAAGCACTTGCCATTCTTCAAAAACTCTTTGGCTGGTTGCTAAACGTTTATATTGAAATCTTCCGTGGAACACCGATGATCGTACAAGCCATGGTTATCTACTATGGTACTGCCCAAGCCTTTGGTGTATCACTTGACCGTACTCTTGCTGCCATTTTCATTGTTTCCATCAATACGGGAGCTTATATGAGTGAAATCGTTCGAGGTGGTATCTTTGCCGTTGACAAGGGACAATTTGAAGCAGCGACTGCACTAGGATTCAATCACAATCAAACCATGCGTAAGATCGTCCTACCACAGGTTATCCGTAATATCTTACCAGCTACTGGTAACGAGTTCGTCATCAATATCAAAGACACCTCTGTCTTGAACGTTATCTCTGTTGTCGAACTTTACTTCTCAGGTAATACTGTGGCGACCCAAACTTATCAATATTTCCAAACCTTCACCGTTATCGCTGTCATCTACTTTGTATTGACCTTTACGGTAACACGCATCCTCCGATTTATCGAACGTCGTATGGATGTCGACACGTATACTACTGGTGCTAACCAAATGCAAGTTGAGGAGGTAGCTCATGACTAA
- a CDS encoding CTP synthase has product MTKYIFVTGGVVSSIGKGIVAASLGRLLKNRGLKVTIQKFDPYINIDPGTMSPYQHGEVYVTDDGAETDLDLGHYERFIDINLNKYSNVTTGKIYSEVLRKERKGEYLGATVQVIPHITDALKEKIKRAATTTDSDVIITEVGGTVGDIESLPFLEALRQMKADVGSDNVMYIHTTLLPYLKAAGEMKTKPTQHSVKELRGLGIQPNMLVIRTEQPVEQGVKNKLAQFCDVAPEAVIESMDVEHIYQVPLNMQAQGMDQIVCDHLKIDAPKADMSEWSAMVDKVLNLKKTTKIALVGKYVELPDAYLSVVEALKHSGYVNNSAIDLNWVNANDVTTDNVAELLGDADGIIVPGGFGQRGTEGKIQAIRYARENDVPMLGVCLGMQLTCVEFARHVLNMEGANSAELDPETPYPIIDIMRDQIDIEDMGGTLRLGLYPCKLKSGSKAAAAYNNQEVVQRRHRHRYEFNTKFREDFEKAGFVFSGVSPDNRLMEIIEIPENKFFVAAQYHPELQSRPNHAEELYTAFVTAAVNQKG; this is encoded by the coding sequence ATGACAAAGTATATTTTTGTTACTGGTGGTGTGGTATCGTCTATTGGTAAAGGGATTGTGGCAGCTAGCCTTGGTCGCTTATTGAAAAATCGTGGCCTTAAAGTAACCATTCAAAAGTTTGATCCTTACATTAATATTGACCCAGGAACAATGAGTCCTTACCAACATGGAGAAGTGTATGTGACTGATGACGGTGCAGAAACTGACCTTGACCTTGGTCACTACGAGCGTTTCATCGATATCAACCTTAATAAATACTCAAACGTAACAACGGGTAAAATCTACAGTGAAGTGCTTCGAAAGGAGCGTAAAGGGGAGTATCTTGGAGCGACTGTTCAGGTTATTCCACATATTACGGATGCTTTGAAGGAAAAAATCAAACGCGCTGCAACCACAACTGATTCAGATGTGATTATCACCGAAGTTGGTGGTACAGTAGGAGATATTGAAAGCCTTCCTTTCCTTGAGGCGCTTCGTCAAATGAAGGCTGATGTGGGTTCAGATAACGTTATGTATATCCATACAACCCTGCTTCCCTATCTCAAAGCAGCAGGTGAAATGAAGACCAAGCCAACGCAACACTCTGTTAAAGAGCTTCGTGGGCTTGGTATCCAGCCAAATATGTTGGTTATTCGTACAGAACAACCTGTTGAGCAAGGTGTTAAAAATAAATTGGCACAATTTTGTGATGTCGCTCCAGAAGCTGTTATCGAATCTATGGACGTTGAGCATATCTACCAAGTTCCCCTTAACATGCAGGCACAAGGGATGGACCAAATCGTTTGTGACCACTTGAAAATCGATGCACCAAAAGCAGATATGAGCGAATGGTCAGCCATGGTTGACAAGGTTCTTAACCTCAAGAAAACGACTAAAATTGCCTTGGTTGGAAAATACGTTGAATTACCAGATGCTTATTTATCAGTGGTTGAAGCCCTTAAGCACTCAGGTTATGTCAATAACTCAGCTATCGATCTTAACTGGGTTAATGCCAATGATGTGACAACCGATAATGTTGCAGAGCTACTTGGTGATGCGGATGGTATTATCGTTCCTGGTGGCTTTGGACAACGTGGTACAGAAGGAAAAATTCAAGCCATTCGCTATGCGCGTGAAAATGACGTTCCGATGCTAGGTGTTTGTCTAGGAATGCAGTTAACTTGTGTTGAGTTTGCTCGCCATGTCCTTAATATGGAAGGTGCTAACTCAGCAGAATTAGACCCAGAAACACCATATCCAATTATTGATATCATGCGTGACCAAATCGATATCGAGGATATGGGAGGAACGCTCCGTCTAGGTCTCTACCCATGTAAATTGAAATCAGGTTCCAAAGCAGCGGCAGCTTACAACAATCAAGAAGTGGTTCAACGTCGTCACCGTCACCGTTATGAGTTCAATACCAAATTCCGTGAAGACTTTGAAAAGGCTGGGTTTGTCTTCTCAGGTGTATCACCAGATAACCGTCTTATGGAAATTATTGAAATCCCAGAAAATAAATTCTTTGTAGCAGCACAATATCACCCAGAATTGCAAAGTCGTCCAAACCACGCTGAAGAACTATACACAGCCTTCGTGACAGCAGCAGTGAATCAAAAAGGCTAA
- a CDS encoding Asp23/Gls24 family envelope stress response protein, translating into MTVKINTKDGQIELLDDVIATVVGGSATEIFGVVGMASKSAIKDNFQALLRKENYAKGVVVKSTEAGISVDVYTVMSYGVKISEVSKNIQERVKFNLENQLGISAETVNVYVQNIKVVGEE; encoded by the coding sequence ATGACTGTAAAAATCAATACAAAAGATGGTCAAATTGAACTTTTAGACGATGTTATTGCAACAGTCGTTGGAGGTTCAGCAACAGAGATTTTTGGCGTTGTTGGCATGGCAAGTAAGAGTGCTATTAAAGACAATTTTCAAGCCCTTCTTCGTAAAGAAAACTACGCAAAAGGTGTTGTTGTTAAATCGACAGAAGCAGGAATTTCAGTTGATGTCTACACTGTGATGAGTTATGGTGTAAAAATCAGTGAAGTTTCCAAAAACATTCAAGAACGTGTCAAGTTTAATTTAGAAAATCAACTTGGCATTTCAGCTGAAACGGTGAATGTTTATGTTCAAAATATTAAGGTTGTAGGAGAAGAGTAG
- a CDS encoding class II fructose-bisphosphate aldolase: MAIVSAEKFVQAARDNGYAVGGFNTNNLEWTQAILRAAESKQAPVLIQTSMGAAKYMGGYKVCQSLIANLVESMGITVPVAIHLDHGHYEDALECIEVGYTSIMFDGSHLPIEENLEKAKEVVALAHAKGVSVEAEVGTIGGEEDGIVGSGELAPVEDAKAMVETGIDFLAAGIGNIHGPYPENWTGLDLDHLKKLTDAVPGFPIVLHGGSGIPDEQIQEAIRLGVAKVNVNTESQIAFSNATRAFSRAYDADEAGYDAKKLFDPRKFLADGMKAVQGAVEERIDVFGSANKA; this comes from the coding sequence ATGGCAATCGTTTCAGCAGAAAAATTCGTCCAAGCGGCTCGTGACAACGGCTATGCTGTAGGTGGATTTAACACTAACAACCTTGAATGGACACAAGCTATCTTGCGTGCAGCGGAAAGCAAACAAGCTCCAGTTCTTATCCAAACTTCAATGGGTGCTGCTAAATACATGGGTGGTTACAAAGTATGTCAATCACTTATTGCGAACCTTGTAGAGTCAATGGGTATCACTGTACCAGTTGCTATCCATCTTGACCACGGTCACTACGAAGATGCACTTGAGTGTATCGAAGTTGGTTACACGTCAATCATGTTTGATGGTTCACACCTTCCAATCGAAGAAAACCTTGAAAAAGCTAAAGAAGTTGTTGCTTTGGCTCACGCAAAAGGTGTTTCTGTAGAAGCTGAAGTTGGTACAATCGGTGGTGAAGAAGATGGTATCGTTGGTAGCGGTGAACTTGCACCAGTTGAAGATGCTAAAGCTATGGTTGAAACTGGAATTGACTTCTTGGCTGCGGGTATCGGTAACATCCACGGTCCTTATCCAGAAAACTGGACAGGTCTTGATCTTGACCACTTGAAGAAATTGACAGACGCTGTACCAGGATTCCCAATCGTACTTCACGGTGGTTCAGGTATTCCTGATGAGCAAATCCAAGAAGCTATTCGCCTTGGTGTTGCTAAAGTTAACGTTAATACTGAAAGTCAAATTGCCTTCTCTAATGCTACACGTGCCTTCTCACGTGCTTACGATGCAGACGAAGCTGGTTATGACGCTAAAAAACTCTTCGACCCACGTAAATTCTTGGCAGATGGTATGAAAGCTGTTCAAGGTGCTGTTGAAGAACGTATTGACGTGTTTGGATCAGCAAACAAAGCGTAA
- a CDS encoding amino acid ABC transporter ATP-binding protein yields MTNPILEIKHLKKSFGNNEVLKDISLSINKGEVISIIGSSGSGKSTFLRSINLLEDPTEGSIIYHGENVLEKGYDLTTYREKLGMVFQSFNLFDNLNVLENAIVAQTTVLKRSRTEAEAIAKENLEKVGMGERYWKARPSQLSGGQKQRVAIARALSVDPEAILFDEPTSALDPEMVGEVLKTMQDLAKSGLTMIIVTHEMEFARDVSDRVIFMDKGVIAEEGSPQQIFENPQEERTKEFLRRFLQ; encoded by the coding sequence ATGACTAACCCAATTTTAGAAATCAAACATCTCAAAAAATCATTTGGTAATAACGAAGTTCTCAAAGATATCTCTTTAAGCATCAACAAAGGTGAGGTTATCTCTATTATTGGTTCATCTGGTTCAGGTAAATCAACCTTCCTTCGTTCCATCAACTTGCTAGAAGATCCAACAGAAGGTAGCATTATTTATCATGGTGAGAATGTTTTAGAAAAAGGCTATGATCTGACGACATATCGCGAAAAACTCGGTATGGTTTTCCAATCCTTTAATCTTTTTGACAATCTCAACGTCTTGGAAAATGCTATTGTAGCACAAACAACTGTTCTCAAACGCAGTCGAACTGAAGCAGAAGCAATCGCTAAAGAAAACCTTGAAAAAGTTGGTATGGGAGAGCGCTACTGGAAAGCTCGTCCAAGTCAACTATCAGGTGGGCAAAAGCAACGTGTTGCTATCGCTCGTGCCCTATCAGTCGATCCAGAAGCTATCCTATTTGACGAACCAACTTCTGCTCTTGATCCAGAGATGGTCGGCGAGGTTCTAAAGACCATGCAAGACTTGGCTAAATCAGGTTTGACCATGATTATTGTAACCCATGAGATGGAGTTTGCTCGCGATGTCTCTGACCGTGTCATCTTCATGGATAAAGGTGTTATTGCTGAAGAAGGTTCCCCGCAACAAATCTTCGAAAATCCACAAGAAGAACGTACTAAAGAATTCTTGAGACGTTTCTTACAATAA
- the rpoE gene encoding DNA-directed RNA polymerase subunit delta: MELEVFAGQEKSELSMIEVARAILEERGRDNEMYFSDMVNEIQVYLGKTDAEIRESLPYFYSDLNIDGSFIPLGDNRWGLRSWYAIDEIDEEILTFEEEGDDAPKRKKKRVNAFMDGDEDAIDYNDDDPEDEDYIVESETIEYDDDNPDDEKSEVESYDSELNEIIADDDVVEEDVDLNEEDDEFSDDDETEE, translated from the coding sequence TTGGAATTAGAAGTATTTGCTGGTCAAGAAAAGAGCGAACTTTCAATGATTGAAGTTGCTCGTGCAATTTTAGAAGAACGTGGTCGCGATAACGAAATGTATTTCAGCGACATGGTGAATGAGATCCAAGTCTACCTTGGAAAAACGGATGCTGAAATCCGTGAGTCACTCCCGTATTTCTACTCAGATTTGAATATCGATGGAAGTTTTATTCCATTGGGTGATAACCGTTGGGGTCTTCGTTCATGGTATGCGATTGATGAAATTGATGAAGAAATCCTTACCTTTGAAGAAGAAGGCGACGATGCACCAAAACGTAAGAAAAAACGTGTTAATGCCTTCATGGATGGCGACGAAGACGCTATCGACTACAACGATGATGATCCAGAAGATGAAGATTACATTGTTGAGTCAGAAACAATCGAATATGACGATGACAATCCAGATGATGAAAAATCAGAGGTTGAGTCATATGATTCTGAGCTAAATGAAATCATCGCTGATGACGACGTTGTTGAAGAAGATGTTGATTTGAATGAAGAAGATGACGAGTTTTCAGACGATGATGAAACGGAAGAATAA